The Salvelinus alpinus chromosome 25, SLU_Salpinus.1, whole genome shotgun sequence genomic sequence gtattacacacagtataccgcacaaacatcataagaggccaaattcgtcaaaaaacgaacccaaaaaaacccaaattcctctgccaccgcaggacatatttaaccaaaattgaaagcacacatactaactaaaataattcaacacatattggtccctcagcagccgaccactgtcgtcatcagggaagattgccggattgtcccagtccatggctggtggcactctgggggccctctccttcctcaggcaggccacattgtggaggacagcacaagccacagtaatatcacatgccctaacagggctgacccttaatttgtgaaggcagtgaaagcgtgccttcaggaggccaaaggtcatttcaactctggccctggtcctggcatgggcatggttgtaggcctgctgtgcttcctgggggtctgtgaaaggtgtcaggagaaaaggctggcagccataccccctgtctcccagcaacacaccagagaattcacctgtcaacacaaaatctcatcattactacctcataaacacagtgatattcttgacacagccatgatggttataaataggggttgtgtggcttaccttgtgataggcactgatagatttcagaggcccgaaagattctggagtcatggactgagccaggccattttgccacaacattgctgatcacacagtcagcattgcagaccatctgaaatcataagatgaggaatattacaccaatcaatgcacatcactggcaatgcagagtgttcgtcaatggacaatatcaaaaagttatgttcacctgaacattaatgctgtgaaaggatttcctattcacaaaatcggcctcatgggcacctgagggggcttttatccttatgtgtgtgcagtccactgcaccaatgacattggggaaacctgtcacacaaagtaatgagtatcctactatgtgttaacagttgtcctgtaatttgtagatcctcttacctgcaatcctatagaactcctctttgatgtcacagagtcttctgtggccagggaaggagatgaagacatctgctaatgctttgatagccagacacacactccttattgtgcggcaaattgtggccttgttcagctgttctgcatcccccactgagtacaggaaggctccactagcaaaaaagcgcaaggccacacaaaccatttgctccacactcagtgcatggctccgtgcagtgcggtgcttaatcctgggacccagtagtctgcatagatacctgatgccatctgcagaaaacctgtatctttcatatagatggtcatcagggaaggccagtgggtccaaccggtccctgaagaccctttctcgcctgaaggctctcctcagcacaagtgcttcttcatccaccacatctcgcacgaatgggcatgccattgtcagagcagaaaggaacacacaattttgggccttcatataggctagtggccacacctggtgctgggggggtgggcaaaagagggcgatgccttataacgatgacttggttgtactgattgctgggaaaataaaataaaaacttagaaagatgccaccgtcct encodes the following:
- the LOC139553546 gene encoding putative nuclease HARBI1 — translated: MKAQNCVFLSALTMACPFVRDVVDEEALVLRRAFRRERVFRDRLDPLAFPDDHLYERYRFSADGIRYLCRLLGPRIKHRTARSHALSVEQMVCVALRFFASGAFLYSVGDAEQLNKATICRTIRSVCLAIKALADVFISFPGHRRLCDIKEEFYRIAGFPNVIGAVDCTHIRIKAPSGAHEADFVNRKSFHSINVQMVCNADCVISNVVAKWPGSVHDSRIFRASEIYQCLSQGEFSGVLLGDRGYGCQPFLLTPFTDPQEAQQAYNHAHARTRARVEMTFGLLKARFHCLHKLRVSPVRACDITVACAVLHNVACLRKERAPRVPPAMDWDNPAIFPDDDSGRLLRDQYVLNYFS